Below is a genomic region from Streptomyces sp. RPA4-2.
CCGTCGCTGACCGGCCACGGCGACAAGGCGCATCTGCTCGGCCCCGAAGTGGGGCTCGACACGCATGTCGACGACATCGTCGAGCTGATCATCGAGGAGGACCTCACCGAGGTGGTCCTCGTGGGCCACAGCTACGGCGGTCTGGTCATCTCGTCCGCGGCCAATCAGGTCCCGGACCGGATCGCGCATCTGGTCTACCTCGACGCGATGGTCCCGGAGGACGGCGAGAACGCGGCCGATGTCATGCCCGTGACCCAGGTCCTGATCGATCTCGCCCTGAAGTCGGACGACGGCTGGCGGGTTCCCCCGCTTCCCGAGCTGCCGCCGCCCTCGGGTCTCTTCGGGGTCACCGACCCGGCGGACGTCGCCTGGCTGCGCACGATGCTGTCGGATCTCTCGGTGCGCTGCCTCCAACAGCCGGTACGACTGGACAACCCGGCGGTGAACACCATCCCGCGGACGCACATCCACTGCACCGTCGGCAGGCCGGAAGGCTTCGACCGGCGCCCCGTCCCCGCGACACAGCCCAACCGCACCCCGGCCCACGTGCGGGAACTGGCGACCGGCCACGACTGCATGGTCACCATGCCGGCCGAACTCACCGGAATCCTGCTCGAGCTCGCCTGACCCGCCGCCCACCACACACCCGCCGGCCCGGACGTGCGCCCTTCGTGCGGTCGCCCGGTCAGACGCCGGACCCGTCCTCACGCAGGGTTCGCAGCCATTCGTCCGCGCGTCGCGGTGAGCGGAAGCGGATGACCTGGAGCGGCGCGAAGCGCGGATCCTGGGCGCGTCGGCCGATCTCCGACCGCCGCGCGCCGTGCTGGGACCAGGCCCACCACACCGGGTGGTCGCTTCCGAACCAGCCGGACACGGTCTCCAGGTTGCCGCCGAAGATGCGCTCGCGCAGCAGGGTCCGGCGCAACGACCTGCGCAGAATACGGGGCATGATCACGGATCTGGGGTAGTCGAGCCAGATCACCGTGTCGGCATGCGTCCACAGCAGATCGCGGACTTCCGGGTAGCCGAAGGAGTCGAAGATCCACCCCGAGGTGGCCGCGATCGAGGCCACCTGCTGCTGCAGACCGGGGTTGGACGCCCACTGCGGGCCGGTGAACTTCAGGGCGTCCATCTCGTGGAAAGGCAGCTGAAGCCGTGCGGCGAGGGACTGCGCCATGGTGGTCTTCCCGGCCCCGGTGATGCCGACGACCAAGATGCGTTTCACCGGAGAAGGCTACTCGTCGCGTCCCCGTGCGGTCGGGGAGGGATGTCTCCCGCGAGACGTGGAACGGGGAGAGTCCGTACCGGGGTTCCGAGAGTGCCCCTCGGGGGAGGTGCGCGTCGGTCCTCGCGGGCGCGTACCGGGGGGATGTCCTCCGTAGGCCCGGCGACCGCTCAAGGGGCCTCTCGGTGACGGAGTGAACACGCTCCGGATGCGGGAGCCGCCGACCGCCCCTAGCGTGGCAGACGTAACCCCCCAACCAAGGAGTGATCATGGGCAAGAGTTCCATGGACAAGGCCAAGGGCAAGGCCAAGGAGATGGCCGGCAAGGCCACCGGCAACGAGCGCATGGAAGCCGAGGGCAAGACCGACCAGGCCAAGGCCAACGTCCGCGACGCCGCGGAGAAGGCCCGCGGCAAGGCCGCAGGTGCTCGCGACTCACTCCGCGACAAGCACTGACCGCTTCACCCCGCACGAAGGGCGCCCCTCGACCTCGGTCGAGGGGCGCCCCTCTGTCTTCAGGAGCCACCGCACGTACGCAGGCCCGACGTCTTCGGGACGCCGGGCCCGCCGTTCGGGGTGAGAGTTCCTGTCCCGCAGCGACTTCGGCGTCACCCGAACGGCTGTGGACAGGGCTGGAGGAAACGGAGGCCGGGAAGCGACCCGGGTGTGTGTCGGACCCGTCGTGGATGATCCCCGGCATGGGATACGAGCTACATGTGACGCGCGCATCGCACTGGTCGGACCGCGAGGACAGCCCCATCACGTTCCAGGAGTGGATCGCGTTCGCACACACCAGTGCGGCACTCCGCGAGGAGGGGCACCTGGACGCGCACGGCGTAGGCGGCCGGCCGGTGTACCAGGGCCATGGCGCGGGGCCGCTCGCAGAACCGGTCCCGACGGCACGAGGGAGGACGGTATGACGGGGAGGCCACGGTCCGGCGCGGGCACGGCGGCGTACGTCGTCGACACCGCGGGCGGGAAGGTGCGCGGTGCCGAGATCGGCGACGGCGTCCTCGGCTGGCGCGGCATCCCGTACGCGGCCCCTCCCGTGGGTTCGCTGCGGCTGCGGCCACCGAGGCGGCCCGAGGCGTGGAGCGGAGTACGCGAGGCCACGGCACTTGGGGCCCCCGCCCCGCAGCCGCCCATGCTCCTGCCCGCCGTGACGGAGGACCCCCCGTCGCCCGACGCGCCCACGCTGCCCGAGCCGTCGGAGGACTGCCTGTACCTCAACGTGACGGCTCCGGCGGACGCCGAGGCCCGTCCCGTGCTGCTGTGGATCCACGGTGGTGGCTACCAGGTCGGTACCGGCACCGACATCGCCGGGGACGGCGCGGCCCTCGCACGCGCCCACGGTGTGGTCGTGGTGACGTTCAACTACCGTTTGGGCGCACTGGGGTTCCTCGCGCTGGACGGGGAGGAGCACACCGGTGCCTTCGGTCTGCACGACCAGATCGCCGCGTTGCGCTGGGTCCGCGAGAACATCGCCGGCTTCGGCGGCGACCCGGACCGGATCACGCTCTACGGTCTGTCCGCCGGCGCCAAGTCCGTCGCCAACCTGCTCGCCTCGCCCCTCACCCGAGGCATGATCCACCGGGCCGTCTCGTCGAGCGGCGGGGCCGACCACGTCGCCGACCGGGCCCAGGACACCGACCTGACCCGGCGGTTCCTGCGCGTGCTGGGAGCCGGGGCGGCGGACGGCATCCGCGAGGTGCCCGCGGAGGAGATCCTCGGCGCGCAGAACGCGGTCGGCGAGGGAGTGCGGGCCGCCTGGCTGTGGCGGCCCTCCATCGACGGGCTCGCCCTCACCCGCAAACCCCTGGACGCCCTCGCGGCGGGCGCCGCCGCCGGCGTCGCGCTGCTGGCCCAGACGTGCGTCAACGAATGCGCGCTCTACCAACTCCTCGCTCCCGACGCGGCCGAGCAGGCGGACCGCGTCCTGGAGGAGTACTTCGGCGCCGCCGCGCGCGACCACATCCTCGCCGTCTACGCGGAGCACCCGTCCGGACCGGCCCGCGATCCGGTCGGGTCGCGGGTCGACGTGATGACCGACGAGCGGTACGGAATCCCCGCGACGCGGCTCGCCGACGCCCAGTCCGCCCACGCGCCCGTCTGGCGTTCCCGGTACGACATGCCCCTGACCGGGCTCCCGCCGAGTGTCGTCCCCGGCGGGGTCCTGCCCGCGATCCACGGTACGGACGGTGACGCGATGTGGCTCGGCGGTCCGGGGGTCAACGGCCTGCTCCACGAGGCCTTCGGGGCCTTCGTCACCGACGGTGTGCCCGCCGCCGAGGGGCTGCCGGACTGGCCCGCGTACACCACCGGCCGGCGCGCCACCATGGTCTTCGGCCCCGCCGGGCCCCGCTCGGTCGACGACCCGCGCGGTACGCGCCGTGCCGCCTGGCACGGTCGCGAGTGGCAGTCGGGGACCTGGTGGTCCCTCGACGACCTCGCGACCGGGCTGTACGGCTGACCGACGGCCCGCCGCGCACGCACCGATGTGCGACAGCGCGCGAGTAGTGGGGCATCACCGCCACGGGACGGACCGTGGAGGCGGGCGGCGTTTCGTGCGAGGGCCCCGGCCTCCCGGGCCGGTCGCCCCGCGCTGACCGGCAGTCCGGCCGGTGCGAGGGCGCGCCGGCCGGGCCGATGCGGTTCGTGCCCGGCGTGAGGCCGATTTTGCCGCATCCGCCGATAGTGCGGGTGGCCGCCGCTACACGCTGTAGCCGCCGTCCACTCCCAGCGCCTGCCCCGTGATGAAACCGGCGCGGTCCGAGGCCAGGAACGCCACCGCCTCCGCGATGTCCGTCGCCTCGCCGAAGCGCCGTAGCGGGATGTTGTGGCGGGTGATCCGCAGGGCCCTCTCGTCGAGTTCGCCGGAGGAGATCAGCCGGGCGGCGATGCCGTCGGTCAGCATGCCCGGGGCGACGCAGTTCACCCGGACCCCGTACCGGCCCTCCTCGGCCGCCAGAGCCCGCGCGACCGCCTCGACCGCACCCTTGGTGCCCGAGGAGAGCCCGTCGCGGACCGGGAACCTGCGGGTGGCCACGGTGGTGACGGCGACGATGCTGCCCCGGCTCTCCCGCAGCCGCGGCAGCGAGGGATGGACGAGGTGGAAGAACGCCAGTGCGTCCGCGTCGAGTTGGGCCTTGAACTGACGAGGTGTCACCTGGCTGAGGTGCACCATCGGCACGTGCGGGCCGGCCGCGTACACCACCGTGTGGAGGCCGCCGAAGGCGTCGGCGGCCTCGGAGACCGCTTCCGCCGTGGCCGTCTCATCGGTCAGATCGAGGCGCAGTGCGAGGACTTGACGCCCGTGCTCGCGCACTTCGGCGGCGAGCGCGTCGGCCCCGGCCCGGCTGGCGCGGTACGTGAACGCCACGTCGCTGCCGCGCTCGGCCAGCGTACGGACGACGGCCGCGCCGATACCACCGGTGCCGCCCGCCACGAACGCGGCACCGGTCCTGCTGGAGAAGTCCGCCATGGTCCTCACGTTTCCAGGGAGTTGGTGATGCACACCCGGATGGCCTCGCCGGCCCCACGGTTTCGGCCTTCGGCGCACGGCACCCCGCCGTGTCGCCGGATCACCCGAGTACATTCCGTACGGCGGAAGATCCCCCGTCGTCGGACGCCGCGGCGCACCGGTCACCGTCCACGGATCCGAGCGCATCGCTGTGCGCGACCTGGTACCGCAACACGCGCTAGCGGTCCGCGGCCGGGTTCCCCTCGACCCACTGGATCAGCAGGTTCCGTACGTAGGGATTGCCCTCCTGCGCCGCGTGCGCCAGCCGCTCCGCACTCGCGCGTGCGGCCCGCCAGGCCACCGGGGTGTCCTCGGTGTGCGCGGCGTCGGCGGCGGCGAGCGCGTCGGCCGCAAGGCCCCGGAGTTCCTCGTCGAGATCGTCGTGGGCGGCCGCCCGATAGGCCTCCAGGCGCAGTGCGGCCAGGTCGGGGGCTCCGAGCGCCGGGGGCTGGGCGTAGCCGCTGACGGCTATGACCACGCAGAAGGTCGCCACGTCCCGGCGGCTTTCCCGCTGCCCCCGTTCCACGGCGGGCGCGAGCCATGAGGCGGCCTTCCAGTGCGAGACCGACGTGGCCGCGGTGAGCGCCACGATCAGTGCGGCCAGGGGAATCCAACCGCCGAGGAAGTAGCCGACCGGGCCGAGCACGAGGAAGCAGGCTCCGCTGAGCATCCATATGCGACGGCGGCCGATTCGCAGGTGTCGGGACTCCATGACGTTCAGTGTCGCAGGAGCGGGTGCGGAGCCGTGCGGCGGCGGGGGGATTCGAGGAGAGTCACAGGGTCTGTCCGTCGGGCCGGCGGCCGGCGGGCGCCCTCGTCGGCCACGGCGGGAGTGAACGGGCGTACTCGGTGAATGGCCGGAGATCGCCCTGACCGCCGGGTGCCGGGGTACATACGATGCGGTCGTCCCGGACTTCACGGCTCCTTCACATTTCCGGGTCACCCATGCGCATGGACTTGTCATGTACATGGTTCAACAGTTCACGCTTGATCCAACGCACTGGTCTGCGACGGCCCTTCCCGTACGCGGGAGGAGCCGCACCCCCCAATTCGCGGCGGCACACGTTCCGTGCCGCCGGAAACGCCAACGCAACGGATGGGAGCACCATGGCTGGTGGGCTGCTTCTGGGTGGCGCGATCGCCGCCCTGTTCGCCACCGCACTGCCCGGACAGGATCCGTCCTCCGGGATCGTCGACCCTCCTCCGGACAAGATCGTCATCAAGGTGGCCACCGTGAACGGCTCCGGCTGCCCGCAGGGCACCGCGGCCGTCGCGGTGTCCCCGGACAACACGGCCTTCACCGTCACCTACAGTGAATACCTCGCCCAGGTGGGCGGAGCCTCCGAGCCCACCGCGTTCCGCAAGAACTGCCAGCTCAACCTGATCGTCCACGTACCGCAGGGCTTCACGTACGCCATCGCCAGCGCCGACTACCGAGGCTTCGCCTCGCTCCAGCGCGGCGCCAGCAGCACCGAGAAGGCCTCGTACTACTTCCAGGGGTCCTCGAACACGGCGGCCATCACGCATCCCTTCGGCGGCCCGTACAACGACAACTGGCAGGCCACCGACGTCACGGACTGGGCCCAACTGGTCTGGGCCCCCTGTGGTGTTCAGCGGAACTTCAACATCAACACCGAGTTGCGCGTCAACGCGGGTACCTCGGCGCCGGGCAGCACCAGCTTCATGACCATGGACTCGACGGACGGCGACATCAGCACCGTCTACCACCTGGCCTGGAAGGAGTGCCCCGGATCGTGACCAGGGATCGCTGACCCGGCGACCCCGGCCCCTCGTGCCCCCTTGGCCGGCTCCGCCGCATCGGAGCCGGTCAAGCTAGGGCAGCAGCCTTTCGAGGGCGGCGGGCCCCTCCTGTGCCAGCTTGCGTTCGGCCCAGGCGAGGTTCTCCGGGGTGATGTCGCGACCTGCGGCGAGCACCAGGTCCTCGGCGGTGACCTCGCCGCCGGCGCCGGTGTGCAGCAGCGCGTCGGGGGTCGCCCTCTCGTCGGACGGCGCGGGCGAATCCGGTTGGCTCGTTGACATGATCTCTCCCTGTTCCACCTGACCTGTTCTCACGCTACGGGCAATCCGGGCACCCCGCGCGACGCGTCCCGTGCGTGTCCGGGGTGCCCCGTAGGTGCCCGGACACGGGCCAGGAGATGGTCCTCGGGGTCCGGGCGACCCGTTCGGACGTACAACGATGTCGGCCGGAGGTTCCGCAGGTGAAGGTGGAGGAACCGCACTTCTGCGACTGATCGGAGCCTGCAATGCGTATTCGTCTGATGGCCGCTGCCGGACTGGCGAGCGTGGCCCTCGCGGCCACCGCCGGGACCGCCTCCGCCGCCGACCCCGACCCGGTCGGTGCCGCCGTGGGCAGCCCCGGTCTCCTGTCCGGCAACGTCATTCAGATCCCCGTCGACCTCGGCCTCAACCTCTGTGGCGACACGGTCGACGTGGTGGGCCTGTTGAACCCGGCGACGGGTAGCGCCTGCGCGAACAACTGACCCGCCAGCGCCGCCGGGCAGGACTTCCTGCCCGGCGGTGCGCGGCCGGGTACGGGATTCCGGCCGGCCGCGGCCCCACTCGTCCCGTCCGCCAAGCACCTCGGCCGACGGCGCGACGATCCGGGCCGGACGGGACATTGCCGGCCCGCAGGACACCCTCGGTCCCGGCGGCCCATCCCCCCTGCCGGACCGCATGCGCGACCCGCCGGACCGCATGCGAGACCCCCGTCATGATCAGCGGCCCGGTGTTTGCCGGTCCTCCACCTCCGCGCCGGTCGTGACCGTGTCACCCGCGCCGACGTCCGCCCTCTCCGCGGCGCCGACGGCGGCCGGTCCCGGCCCCGAGGTGTAGAGGACGGCCGGCCCCCGACGCCTCCTCGAACTCCGCCCGGACGAGGACCCGTTCCAGCCCTCGGATGGCACACCACGCGGACCGCTCCCGCGTCTCCATGTCATGGCCCTCGTGCGGAGCCATCGGGTAGCGGGTGATGCAATCGCCCGGCCGGCTCGAACCGTCGATTCCGGCCGAGCTGCCCGACGAGCCGCCCTCGGCGGGCGTCAGGAGCGGCCTGGCCCGGCCCGATGACGGCCGTGGCGACCGGTGCCGCGTCACGGGTGGTTCCGGATCTCGGCATGGGCACTCCGGTGCAGGGGGATGCGGGGGCAACTGCCGTGGTCCGGAAGGTGAGTGGACGGCCAATGATTCTCCATTGGCCTGTACATGCCTAATTACTCGGGTCAGACTGTGCGCCGAAACCAGCACCCCCCACCCGAGGAGCACCCTTCATGCGCATGCCTGCCCGGCAACGTTGTCGCGCCGTTCTGGCCGGTCTCGTCACCCTCGCCACGGCCGCCGCCCTCTCGGTCGCCGCCACCGCTCCGGCCGCGGCCGCGGACACCTGGAACGAGGTCGGCTCCGACCGTGCCGATCCGCTGACCGAGAGCCAGGGCCTCGCCTCGGTCGAGGTCCCGGCCGGCAGCCCCAACCGGTACACGGGGATCGGCACGATCCCGTTCGGTCTCACTGTCCGCGGCTGGAACCACGTGGGCGACCCCGACGCCTCGTACAACGGCTACTACGTGGAGCCGTACCAGGCGGACTCCGGCAACGCCAAGATGTTCCGGGTGCAGGCGCCGGGCGGTGCCTGGTCGGAGTACGTCCACGCCCTGAGCCCCGGGGAGGCGCTGAACAACTCCTTCGACACCATCTCGCCGAACGGCTCCTGGATGGTGTCCGGCGAGTGGGGCACGATGAACCGCCTGCTGGTGTTCCCGACCCCCGGCGTGAACCCCGCCACCTCCCCCCTCCGCGAACCTCCCCCAGGCCTCCACCATCAACCTCGACCACGCCGTGCGCGACGTACAGGGCTGCGACTTCGTGACGTCGGCACAGCTGCTGTGCTCCTCCGACGACCCGGAAGGGGCGCTCTTCGGCATCACCAAGCCGCTGCTGCAGATCGACCTGTCCGTGGAGCCCGGCTCCGCCGATGTGACCGGTCATGTCACGGCGCTGCGCCAGCTCCCGCAGCGCAGCTCCTGCTCGGGCAGCTTCGAGTCGGAGGGCATCGACTACGACCGGCGCACCGGCACTCTGCGTGTGATCGTGGTGTCACCTGGATTCTGCGTACTCACCGACAGCAAGACCTACCGGTTCACCAGGAGCTGAGCGCACCCCGGCCACGACACGGGGGACCGGCCGGAGCGTATGCGTCCGACGCGGGGAGGTCTAAGGTCGGAAGCAGAACGACAATGATTGGGGGCGGCCGACAGTGGTGCAGGACGAGGCCGTGATCGGCTGTACCGGGGAGCTCCTCGTCGGCACGCGGGGAGCCGCAGGGCCCGGCGAGATCCTGGTGCGGGTGAGAGGCGGATCCGAGACCTTCGTCGCGTGGTCACAGGAGCCCCTCCCGATCGGGGCCACCGTGCTTGTGATCGAATCCCGTGGATGCCGTGAGGTCGACGTCATCGAGTGGACCGATCCGTTGGACGCGTTGGGCGGGATCCCGCCCAACGCCGGTTAAGGAGTAGAGCGATGTTCGGTTACCGCGTTCCCGCACCCGACGAGGCGATGCTGATCTCGGGCGGCAGGCGGGGACTGGGGGGCGCGCCGTTCCGCGTGGTGACGGGTCACGGCAAGTTCGTGCTCCCGGTTTTCCGCAAGACCCGTTTCCTGACCCTTTCGATGTGTGAGGCGGAGGTCACCGAGACCTGTGTGACCAAGCAGGGAATCGCGCTGCACGTCCGCGCGGTGATCGCGTTCAAGGTCGGCAACGACCACGAGAGCATCATCAACGCGGGCCAGCGGTTCCTGTCCGACCAGGACCAGATGTCGGTGCTGACCGGCCGGATCTTCGCCGGTCATCTGCGCGCCATCATCGGCTCGATGACGGTCGAGGAGATCGTCACCGAACGTCAGAAGCTCGCCGCGGAGGTCCTGGACACCTCGAAGATCGAGATGGCCAAGATCGGTCTGATCGTGGACTCGCTGCAGATCCAGTCGATCGACGACGGCGACACCGGTTACATCGAGGCCATGTCCGCGCCGCACAAGGCCGCCATCCAGCGGCAGGCCCAGATCGCGCAGGCCCAGGCCACCCAGGCCTCGGTCGAGGCCGAGCAGGTGGCCGCGCGCAACCAGGCCGAGTACGCCCGGCAGACCGCGATAGTGAAGGCGGAGTACTCGGCCGAGGTGGACCGCGCGCAGGCGCAGGCGGCCCAGGCCGGACCGCTGGCGCAGGCCCACGCGCAGCAGGAGGTGCTCGCGGCGCAGACCGAACTGGCCCAGAAGGCGGCCCAGTTGCGCCAACAGCAGCTGGTGGCCGAGATCGTGAAGCCCGCCGAGGCGGAGGCCGAGCGGATCAAGGTGCTCGCCATCGCCGACGCGGAGCGCATGAAGATCCAGGCCGAGGCGGCGGCTTCGCACGACCGGGTGGCGCTGGACCGGATGCTGATCGACCAGCTCCCGCTGATCGTGAAGGAGGCCGCGGGCGGACTCGCGGGCGCCAACGTCAACGTCCTGAACGGCGCGGACGGCCTCGGTGAGATCGCCGCCGGCCTGGTCGCCCAGGGCCTGACGATCCTGGACTCGGTCCGTCAGAACCTGAACGGCAACAACTCCGAAGGCCGCTCCGGGAAGTCGGAGGCGCTGCTGGAGCTGCCCGGATACCTGCGGTCGCCGGAGAAGGGCGCCGACGGGAACGAGTCGCAGGACGGCTCGTCTTCGCAGGGCTGAACCCGAAGTGCCGCCCCGGGAACGTGACCTCGGCAGCATGACACCGACGAGCGGACGCACCGTCCGCGTCGAGTGCCGTCGCCGAGGCACGGCTCCCGGGGCGCCGGCCCCCGCCTCCTTCGAGGCGGCCGTCGCCACGGGTGATCCCGGCCGCGGGAGCGCTGGGCGCCTCGGGTGTCGGCACGCTTCCGCGTGATGCGACCGAACGTCAGCTGAGCCAGCCGGTCGGGCTGTTGCCCGGGGGAAGCGAAGGCGGAAGTGCCGGAGGCAGCGGGCGCGGACTCGGGACCGAAGCGCCCGTAGGCCTCGGGAGGAGACCGCCCGACGAGGGATCGGTGTTGAGGATCCATTCGAGTTCGCGTTGGATCCGGCGGGCCTCGTTGCGGACCTGAAGCGGTATGTCGCCGCGTTCGGAGATCAGTTGGGCGTAGATCGGTGCTTCGTGCACGGGTGGCGCTTCTCCTCGTGTCTGGTGCCGTGCCTCTACGGTAAGGCCGCGGCGACTTCACGGGAGTCATCCTCCCAGTTCGGCCAGAACCGGAAGAACTCGACCATGGAGTGGCACGTTCAGGGGGACGGTCCCCGGCCTGAATGCCGGGGACCGTCCCCCTCGTACGCGATTGGCTGGACCCTTTCGGGGTGCGCCTAGGAGCCGTTGGAGCTCGACGGGCCGAAGAACTCGATCTCCGCGATGGAGACCTGCTTGGAAGCGGCGGCGCCGTAGGCCGAGCGGATGATGAAGCGGACCGCGGTGACGTCACCCGCGCGGAACTTACGGCTCTGGCCGCCCGCGCCCTGGTCGAGGGTGAGGAAGCGAGTGGTGGTCCTGCCGTTCGCGGTGGTGACGCGAGCCTCGATGCGGTGCGGCAGCGCCGATTGGGAGATCTGGTCCGCGTGGGTGGAGACGCCCGGAGTGATGACCAGGTCCAGCAGCCTGGTCGGCTGTGCGAAGCGGGCCTCCAGCCACTCGCCGTCCCCGGACTGCGAGACGCCCGGTCCCCACCAGGTGTTGTTCAGCTTGTCGAAGGCGAGCCCGGCGCCGTGACCGGGGAAGGAACGGGACGCCTTGTAGCTGTCGGGGCCGATCGGGGCCCGCTTGGCGAAGTGGTCCTTCACGGCCTGCACCGCCGTACCGGTGTTCATCGCGGCGACCACCAACAGAGTGAGCACGACCGCGCCGACCACCCAGTTCATGACGCGTCCGAAGCCGCGGCGCAGGCGGGGCCGGTCGCCGGCCCACGGCGTCTGCCCGTTGCGGGAGTTGAGCAGCCGCCGCCACCAGGGCAGCCGCTCCGGGGTCTGCCGTTCGCCGGCCATGGGCAGCGCGCATCGGCCGCAGAAGTGCCGGTCCGGACGGTTGGGAGTGGCACACCAGGGGCAGGGCAGGCCCCCTTCCGCGCCCGGCTCGCCACCCGGGGCACGGACCTGTGGGCGGTTCGCCACGGGGAGTCCCGGCAGCACGGGCGCCACCGAAGGCGCCGCGGGCCGCTCTTCCGGATCCGCCACCGGTACCAGCAGCGACCTGGCCCGCTCGGCCGCGGAGTCCCGGGAGACCTCGGGGGCGGAGGACGGCAGCGGCTCGGTGTCCGCGGTGTCGTCGTGACCTGCCACGGCCGTGGGGGAGGCGTCGGGAAGGCTCGGGTGGGCGCGCGGGACGTCGTCGCCGGTACCTCCCGGGCCGCCGTGGACGGGGCTCGCCGCGGCCCGCGCATCGACCGCCACGTCCGAGACCGCGTCGCTGTGGTCCACGTTCGCGCTGTTGCTGTTGCTGTTGCTGTTGCTGTTGCTGTTGCTCGCGTTGGCGTTTGCGGTGGCCTTGTCCGCGCCCACGGCGTCCGGGCCGCCCGTGCCCGTCTGTCGCGCACCGGTTCCGGCGTCCATGTCATGGGCCGTACGCGCCGTCCCCGTACCGGCGCCCGGCACGGGGAACGCGTCCCACCCCGGCTCGCCCTCGGCGGACCCGGCGCCGCTTACCGCCGTCCCGGGGGCTCCGGACGTGACGGCGGCCGTGGGCCGTCCGCCCCGGGCGCCGGCGGCCGGTGGCGCCTCGTCGGTG
It encodes:
- a CDS encoding chaplin: MRIRLMAAAGLASVALAATAGTASAADPDPVGAAVGSPGLLSGNVIQIPVDLGLNLCGDTVDVVGLLNPATGSACANN
- a CDS encoding SDR family NAD(P)-dependent oxidoreductase translates to MADFSSRTGAAFVAGGTGGIGAAVVRTLAERGSDVAFTYRASRAGADALAAEVREHGRQVLALRLDLTDETATAEAVSEAADAFGGLHTVVYAAGPHVPMVHLSQVTPRQFKAQLDADALAFFHLVHPSLPRLRESRGSIVAVTTVATRRFPVRDGLSSGTKGAVEAVARALAAEEGRYGVRVNCVAPGMLTDGIAARLISSGELDERALRITRHNIPLRRFGEATDIAEAVAFLASDRAGFITGQALGVDGGYSV
- a CDS encoding alpha/beta fold hydrolase; translation: MSTYLLVHGAWHSGECWERVVPLLASAGHRVLTPSLTGHGDKAHLLGPEVGLDTHVDDIVELIIEEDLTEVVLVGHSYGGLVISSAANQVPDRIAHLVYLDAMVPEDGENAADVMPVTQVLIDLALKSDDGWRVPPLPELPPPSGLFGVTDPADVAWLRTMLSDLSVRCLQQPVRLDNPAVNTIPRTHIHCTVGRPEGFDRRPVPATQPNRTPAHVRELATGHDCMVTMPAELTGILLELA
- a CDS encoding DUF4360 domain-containing protein, coding for MAGGLLLGGAIAALFATALPGQDPSSGIVDPPPDKIVIKVATVNGSGCPQGTAAVAVSPDNTAFTVTYSEYLAQVGGASEPTAFRKNCQLNLIVHVPQGFTYAIASADYRGFASLQRGASSTEKASYYFQGSSNTAAITHPFGGPYNDNWQATDVTDWAQLVWAPCGVQRNFNINTELRVNAGTSAPGSTSFMTMDSTDGDISTVYHLAWKECPGS
- a CDS encoding AAA family ATPase, giving the protein MKRILVVGITGAGKTTMAQSLAARLQLPFHEMDALKFTGPQWASNPGLQQQVASIAATSGWIFDSFGYPEVRDLLWTHADTVIWLDYPRSVIMPRILRRSLRRTLLRERIFGGNLETVSGWFGSDHPVWWAWSQHGARRSEIGRRAQDPRFAPLQVIRFRSPRRADEWLRTLREDGSGV
- a CDS encoding CsbD family protein, translating into MGKSSMDKAKGKAKEMAGKATGNERMEAEGKTDQAKANVRDAAEKARGKAAGARDSLRDKH
- a CDS encoding flotillin family protein, with amino-acid sequence MFGYRVPAPDEAMLISGGRRGLGGAPFRVVTGHGKFVLPVFRKTRFLTLSMCEAEVTETCVTKQGIALHVRAVIAFKVGNDHESIINAGQRFLSDQDQMSVLTGRIFAGHLRAIIGSMTVEEIVTERQKLAAEVLDTSKIEMAKIGLIVDSLQIQSIDDGDTGYIEAMSAPHKAAIQRQAQIAQAQATQASVEAEQVAARNQAEYARQTAIVKAEYSAEVDRAQAQAAQAGPLAQAHAQQEVLAAQTELAQKAAQLRQQQLVAEIVKPAEAEAERIKVLAIADAERMKIQAEAAASHDRVALDRMLIDQLPLIVKEAAGGLAGANVNVLNGADGLGEIAAGLVAQGLTILDSVRQNLNGNNSEGRSGKSEALLELPGYLRSPEKGADGNESQDGSSSQG
- a CDS encoding carboxylesterase/lipase family protein, which encodes MTGRPRSGAGTAAYVVDTAGGKVRGAEIGDGVLGWRGIPYAAPPVGSLRLRPPRRPEAWSGVREATALGAPAPQPPMLLPAVTEDPPSPDAPTLPEPSEDCLYLNVTAPADAEARPVLLWIHGGGYQVGTGTDIAGDGAALARAHGVVVVTFNYRLGALGFLALDGEEHTGAFGLHDQIAALRWVRENIAGFGGDPDRITLYGLSAGAKSVANLLASPLTRGMIHRAVSSSGGADHVADRAQDTDLTRRFLRVLGAGAADGIREVPAEEILGAQNAVGEGVRAAWLWRPSIDGLALTRKPLDALAAGAAAGVALLAQTCVNECALYQLLAPDAAEQADRVLEEYFGAAARDHILAVYAEHPSGPARDPVGSRVDVMTDERYGIPATRLADAQSAHAPVWRSRYDMPLTGLPPSVVPGGVLPAIHGTDGDAMWLGGPGVNGLLHEAFGAFVTDGVPAAEGLPDWPAYTTGRRATMVFGPAGPRSVDDPRGTRRAAWHGREWQSGTWWSLDDLATGLYG
- a CDS encoding zinc ribbon domain-containing protein; the protein is MTTQTPGTEPGRAPACAECGTRAEPGQSFCDACGAVLDWAGSPAATAARASGSRAGAAETRRPGAVATDEAPPAAGARGGRPTAAVTSGAPGTAVSGAGSAEGEPGWDAFPVPGAGTGTARTAHDMDAGTGARQTGTGGPDAVGADKATANANASNSNSNSNSNSNSANVDHSDAVSDVAVDARAAASPVHGGPGGTGDDVPRAHPSLPDASPTAVAGHDDTADTEPLPSSAPEVSRDSAAERARSLLVPVADPEERPAAPSVAPVLPGLPVANRPQVRAPGGEPGAEGGLPCPWCATPNRPDRHFCGRCALPMAGERQTPERLPWWRRLLNSRNGQTPWAGDRPRLRRGFGRVMNWVVGAVVLTLLVVAAMNTGTAVQAVKDHFAKRAPIGPDSYKASRSFPGHGAGLAFDKLNNTWWGPGVSQSGDGEWLEARFAQPTRLLDLVITPGVSTHADQISQSALPHRIEARVTTANGRTTTRFLTLDQGAGGQSRKFRAGDVTAVRFIIRSAYGAAASKQVSIAEIEFFGPSSSNGS